From the Cryptomeria japonica chromosome 2, Sugi_1.0, whole genome shotgun sequence genome, one window contains:
- the LOC131030478 gene encoding protein EXORDIUM-like 2 yields the protein MESLRFLLLFLCSSMALPLAISSGQGRKLSALVPSAPLVLQYHKGPLLTGPASINVYILWYGKFTPSQKATITDFVSSLGAPNAIPNRQPSVSIWWATTQRYTDSTRKGVSGTVKIGGQASDGLYSLGKNLKRSQIALLVKGALAKRLFPSDKRGIYLVLTADDVFVERFCMNSCGFHDSVSVSKRSTILLGWVGNSGVQCPGQCAWPFAAPLYGPPTPPLIPPNGDVGVDGMIINIAAVVAGTATNPFNSGYYQGSALAPQEAVTACSGIFGKGAYPGYAGDLLVDKRSKASFNAYGVNNREFLVPAMWNPSTLQCKTSVA from the coding sequence ATGGAAAGCTTGCGCTTCCTGCTTCTTTTCCTATGCTCTTCTATGGCATTGCCACTAGCCATTTCTTCTGGTCAAGGAAGAAAGTTGTCCGCGCTAGTTCCCTCGGCTCCCCTTGTGCTGCAATATCACAAGGGGCCTCTTCTCACAGGCCCCGCTTCGATCAACGTCTATATTCTCTGGTATGGCAAATTCACCCCCTCCCAGAAAGCCACCATTACCGACTTTGTCTCGTCGTTGGGAGCACCCAACGCCATTCCAAACCGGCAGCCATCGGTTAGCATCTGGTGGGCGACCACGCAACGCTACACCGACTCAACCCGGAAAGGCGTCTCCGGGACTGTAAAGATTGGAGGGCAGGCCTCCGATGGTTTGTATTCCCTCGGCAAGAATCTCAAGAGAAGCCAAATTGCTCTTCTGGTGAAAGGGGCGTTGGCTAAACGATTGTTTCCCTCGGACAAAAGAGGAATTTATCTCGTGCTCACTGCAGACGACGTTTTTGTGGAGAGATTCTGCATGAACTCGTGCGGTTTCCATGACTCGGTTTCTGTTTCCAAGAGAAGTACGATTTTGTTGGGATGGGTTGGGAATTCGGGAGTTCAATGCCCGGGGCAATGCGCGTGGCCTTTTGCGGCGCCTCTGTACGGCCCTCCCACGCCGCCTCTTATTCCACCAAACGGAGATGTGGGTGTGGATGGAATGATTATAAATATTGCGGCGGTTGTGGCGGGAACAGCTACAAATCCGTTCAACAGTGGGTATTACCAAGGGAGTGCACTGGCACCGCAGGAGGCAGTGACGGCGTGTAGTGGAATATTTGGAAAGGGAGCGTACCCGGGCTATGCGGGAGATTTGCTGGTGGACAAGAGAAGTAAAGCGAGCTTCAACGCTTATGGTGTCAACAATCGGGAGTTTCTAGTACCCGCAATGTGGAATCCCTCTACTCTTCAGTGTAAAACTTCTGTCGCGTAA